TAGTTGATGTCGACGGGCGTATTCTCGATCGAAAGTCTATGGGAGAAGATCTTTTTTGGGCGATTAGAGGAGGTGGGGGTGGTAGTTTTGGCGTCGTTGTAGCTTGGAAAGTTAATCTTGTTACGATTCCTGAAAAAGTTACAGTTTTTACTGTTTCCAGGACTTTGGAACAAGGTGGTTCGGATCTTTTCGACAAGTGGCAGAACATAGGAAACAAGTTAAGTGAAGATTTGTTCATTAGAGTTATCATACAACCTGTTTCAGTTTCGAATGGTAAAACAGTTCAAGTTGTATTCAATTCGATGTTTCTTGGAACGGTTGATAAGCTCATTAAGACGTTAAACAGTAGCTTTCCTGAGTTGGGGATACAAGAAAAAGACTGCACTGAAATGAGTTGGATTGATTCGATACTTTATTTTGCAAATTATCCGAAAGGAAGTTATGATGTGTTAAGAGATAGAAACCCTGAAACGAGAAGATACTTTAATGCTAAATCAGACTACGTGAAAGAACCGATATCTAAAGAAAGGCTAAACGATGTATGGAAATGGTGTATGGAAGATGATCGATGTATTCTTATAATGGATCCACATGGTGGAAAGATGAACGAGATTGAAGAAACAACAACTCCGTACGCTCATAGAAAAGGTTATTTGTATAACATACAATACTTTGAGAATTGGGAAAACGTTGAGGACTCAGAAAAACATATAAGTTGGATGAGAAGGATATATGAGAATATGACACCATATGTGTCAAAGAATCCAAGGTCCACTTATGTGAATTACAGGGATCTTGATTTGGGTAAAAATGAAAATGCTAAAAACACAAGTTATCTGGATGCTATGAAGTGGGGAAACAGGTATTTTGGTGACAATTTTAAGAGGTTGGCAATGGTGAAAGCTAAGGTTGATCCTGACAATTTCTTCTTTTTTGAGCAAAGCATCCCACCTCTTAAACAATGAGCAGTGAAAATAGTTAATTTATAAATTGAAGCAGTGACAACTTCTTATAGTAATTGTATTACTGTTGGTCATTATTATTGTTGCTTTGTTTAATAAACCCGTTCCTCAAGGGAAGGAGATGTATCATATGATATTCACACATTACTAAGATACAGAATTTAAAAGACTATTGTTATATGTAAATTTGAATTTGATATGATTAATAATGTCTAATATATGCTTTGCATTTATAAATTATTCAGATTTAGATTTAGATTCGTGAAAGTTAATTGCTTTATCATGTAGAAGTCCGTACTTAAACACGCAACATCTCAAATTTCTCGGTCACCAAAGAAATTGAACCGCAATTCCTCAACCAACATATATTCTCGATCATGACTTAGCAACATGAATTTAGAAGTTTAGGGATCAAACTTATACAAAATTGTCTTATCTTTTAATCGTTTTTTATTTGATTTTTCGAGATTTCTACGACTTCAAAGTTTTTATAAATAGTGAGACACTAAAATTATATTGTTATCAGTCATGACCTACAATTTTTGGGTCTCCACCCACAAATATcagtttttagtaacatatattcgGACATAACCAAGAAACTACTAGTCGTGACCGCAGGTTTCGGTCATAGTCTCAAAGACCACCACAAATCCGGGTACACAATTAGTGAAAGGTGGTGTTGACCCGGAAAATTCCTAGTATCCCACCTTTATCTAAGAGCAAAAGGAACAATGACACTGGTAACTGGTTGTTACCTAAGATCGGTATCCCTATGTATTCACAAAATTGCCTAGATCACTCAAGGTGTTAAAACACAAACTAGGTCTTGTAACTTAACTGTTGTTAACCTACTCACTAACTTATGTGACGGATTCAAACCGAACAACTCCAACAATAATGGATCTCTTAACTATGCACACAATCAAACAACTTTGAAACACTCAAGAATATATACTAACTTGGGTTGTTTTGGTGTCCCTTTACAACCTCACAACTATTTTCAGTCGaccaacaattaaatcactaatcgtGTAGTTATAGTTTGTTGTCTCTACGTTATCAAGTATTTACCTAGGAACCGTCACTAAAATAACTCGTAAAGTAAATAAACAAGAATTCAATGGAG
This genomic stretch from Rutidosis leptorrhynchoides isolate AG116_Rl617_1_P2 chromosome 11, CSIRO_AGI_Rlap_v1, whole genome shotgun sequence harbors:
- the LOC139877126 gene encoding tetrahydrocannabinolic acid synthase-like; this translates as MELNISTRFIPCFLLVLMLLFTSYSATPADNFLECLSQASNGTNSNEVFTQNNTQYSSILESTIVNLRFSTNTTPKPIVIITPLSYSHVQSTVLCTKKAEIRIRIRSGGHDYAGLSYTSSYNVPFVVLDIKQLQSVTIDSSKKTAWVESGATIGELYYWVSQKSQNLGFPAGICPTLGLGGHLSGGGFGTLVRKYGLAADNVIDAKIVDVDGRILDRKSMGEDLFWAIRGGGGGSFGVVVAWKVNLVTIPEKVTVFTVSRTLEQGGSDLFDKWQNIGNKLSEDLFIRVIIQPVSVSNGKTVQVVFNSMFLGTVDKLIKTLNSSFPELGIQEKDCTEMSWIDSILYFANYPKGSYDVLRDRNPETRRYFNAKSDYVKEPISKERLNDVWKWCMEDDRCILIMDPHGGKMNEIEETTTPYAHRKGYLYNIQYFENWENVEDSEKHISWMRRIYENMTPYVSKNPRSTYVNYRDLDLGKNENAKNTSYLDAMKWGNRYFGDNFKRLAMVKAKVDPDNFFFFEQSIPPLKQ